Proteins encoded together in one Deinococcus hopiensis KR-140 window:
- a CDS encoding tRNA (adenine(22)-N(1))-methyltransferase TrmK, giving the protein MPTPALDPRLEAVLNLIRVETHADIGSDHAHLPIRLIREGRVRHCVVVELHPGPLALARHNVNRARLEDRIDVREGDGLGPLHPGEVESASVTGMGAGTIAGILRRGGGRVPPALVLQPNDSPLPLRSWAREAGYHLRAERLIPGYWPYPVLQLESSHGPDPAYANLPLSAALRYGPHLLREGSALLRQKIWADVVRLTPLAAPGRTAQTELETAQEALTLLGAP; this is encoded by the coding sequence GTGCCGACTCCAGCGCTTGACCCCCGCCTGGAAGCGGTGCTGAACCTGATTCGAGTCGAGACGCACGCCGACATCGGCTCAGACCACGCCCACCTCCCCATTCGCCTGATCCGGGAGGGGCGCGTCCGGCACTGCGTGGTGGTGGAACTTCACCCTGGTCCCCTCGCCCTGGCCCGGCACAACGTGAATCGCGCCCGACTGGAGGACCGAATTGATGTGCGGGAGGGCGACGGGCTCGGGCCTCTGCACCCAGGAGAGGTGGAGAGCGCCAGCGTGACCGGCATGGGCGCGGGGACCATCGCGGGTATCCTGCGCCGGGGTGGCGGGCGGGTGCCGCCGGCCCTGGTGCTGCAACCCAATGACTCGCCCCTGCCGCTGCGGAGCTGGGCGCGCGAGGCGGGTTACCATCTGCGGGCCGAGCGGCTGATTCCCGGGTACTGGCCCTATCCGGTGTTGCAGTTGGAGTCCTCACATGGCCCTGACCCGGCTTACGCAAACCTACCCCTCTCGGCGGCCCTGCGTTACGGGCCTCACCTGCTGAGGGAGGGCTCAGCCCTGCTTCGCCAGAAGATTTGGGCCGATGTGGTGCGCCTCACTCCCCTGGCTGCGCCGGGCCGCACGGCGCAGACTGAACTGGAGACGGCGCAGGAAGCCCTGACCCTGCTGGGCGCGCCATAA
- a CDS encoding endonuclease III domain-containing protein: MAEEQLLNVARTDEERAELLRWMYATLRPEYGEKPLVARRAPMHELISTILSQRTTHQDEEAAYQELLTLGSWDEIIDAPTGAVAHAIRRSNYPESKAPRIQATLKAVREQRGGYDLDFLAGLPVKDAVKWLTDLPGVGIKTASLVLLFNYARPVFPVDTHVHRINTRVGTIPRMGEQAAHRALLKLLPPDPPFLYELHVNLLRHGQRVCIWGRPKCPACVLRERCDAHVIYGNNVPSFGEKPPKPEGKVPKAGDLFSAGGEG; the protein is encoded by the coding sequence GTGGCTGAAGAACAGCTCCTGAATGTGGCCCGCACCGACGAGGAGCGGGCCGAACTGCTGCGCTGGATGTACGCCACCCTGCGCCCAGAATACGGCGAGAAGCCCCTGGTGGCCCGGCGTGCGCCCATGCACGAGCTGATCAGCACCATCCTGTCGCAGCGCACCACCCATCAGGACGAGGAAGCCGCCTACCAAGAACTGCTGACCCTCGGAAGCTGGGACGAGATTATCGATGCTCCCACCGGGGCCGTGGCCCACGCCATCCGCCGCAGTAACTACCCGGAGAGCAAGGCCCCGCGCATTCAGGCCACGCTGAAGGCGGTCCGCGAGCAGCGGGGCGGGTACGATCTGGACTTTCTGGCCGGTCTTCCAGTGAAGGACGCGGTGAAGTGGCTGACAGACTTGCCCGGCGTGGGCATCAAGACCGCCTCGCTGGTGCTGCTGTTTAACTACGCCCGGCCCGTCTTTCCGGTGGACACCCACGTTCACCGCATCAACACCCGGGTAGGCACCATTCCCCGCATGGGCGAGCAGGCGGCTCACCGAGCGCTCCTCAAGCTGCTGCCGCCGGACCCGCCCTTTCTGTACGAGTTGCACGTCAATTTGCTGAGGCACGGCCAACGGGTTTGTATCTGGGGACGTCCGAAGTGCCCCGCCTGCGTGCTGCGCGAGCGCTGCGATGCCCACGTGATCTACGGGAACAACGTGCCCAGTTTTGGGGAAAAGCCCCCCAAGCCAGAGGGCAAAGTCCCCAAGGCTGGAGACCTGTTCAGCGCCGGGGGGGAGGGCTAG
- the tyrS gene encoding tyrosine--tRNA ligase, whose protein sequence is MNQIRRNLSTDEQLALLKRGVADLVSEDDLRRKIERGAPLRVKLGADPTRPDLHLGHAVILRKMRQFQDLGHTVIMLIGDFTAIIGDPTGKSKTRPPLTLEETRANAQSYLDQCKLILRDDPEVLELRFNGEWLEPMGYADVIRLASRYTVARIMERDDFKKRFESGTPISVHELLYPLTQGYDSVALRSDVELGGTDQLFNNLVGRALQRDYDQEPQVVMTLPLLVGLDGVEKMSKSLDNYIGLTDEPHLMFAKLMKVPDPLMENYFTLLTDLPQERIAEILAGHPVTAHRELAREVVGWLHPGADLDAAEERFKAVAKGSIPENIPTATISVSELGEDGRVSLARLVALTGLEPSNGAARKLIGNRGLKLNGETYTDGHGSLSREDLGKEGGTVIQKGKDRFVRLILEV, encoded by the coding sequence ATGAATCAGATTCGCCGCAACCTGTCCACCGACGAACAACTCGCCCTCCTCAAACGTGGCGTAGCCGATCTGGTTTCCGAAGATGATCTGCGCCGCAAGATCGAGCGGGGCGCTCCCCTGCGCGTGAAGCTCGGCGCGGACCCGACCCGCCCGGACCTGCACCTCGGGCATGCCGTAATCCTACGCAAGATGCGGCAGTTTCAGGACCTGGGCCACACGGTCATCATGCTGATCGGGGACTTCACTGCCATCATCGGGGACCCCACCGGCAAGAGCAAGACCCGCCCGCCACTGACGCTGGAAGAAACCCGCGCCAATGCCCAGAGCTACCTCGACCAGTGCAAGTTGATCCTGCGTGACGATCCGGAGGTCCTGGAACTGCGCTTCAACGGCGAGTGGCTCGAGCCCATGGGCTACGCCGACGTGATCCGCCTCGCCAGCCGCTACACCGTGGCGCGCATCATGGAACGCGACGACTTTAAGAAACGCTTTGAAAGCGGCACGCCCATCAGCGTCCACGAGCTGCTCTACCCGCTGACCCAGGGCTACGACTCCGTGGCGTTGCGCTCGGACGTGGAGCTCGGCGGCACCGATCAGCTGTTCAACAACCTGGTGGGCCGCGCGCTGCAACGCGACTACGATCAGGAGCCGCAGGTGGTCATGACGCTGCCCCTCCTCGTCGGCCTGGACGGCGTGGAAAAGATGTCCAAGAGCCTGGACAACTACATCGGCCTGACCGACGAGCCTCACCTGATGTTCGCCAAGCTGATGAAGGTGCCTGATCCGCTGATGGAAAACTACTTTACTCTGCTGACGGACCTGCCGCAGGAACGCATCGCAGAGATTCTTGCCGGGCATCCCGTAACCGCCCACCGGGAACTCGCCCGTGAGGTGGTGGGCTGGCTGCACCCGGGGGCCGATCTGGACGCCGCCGAGGAACGCTTCAAGGCCGTGGCGAAGGGCAGCATTCCGGAGAACATCCCCACCGCCACCATTTCCGTCTCCGAGCTCGGAGAGGACGGTCGCGTGAGCCTCGCCCGCCTCGTTGCGCTAACTGGCTTGGAACCCAGCAATGGTGCGGCCCGGAAATTGATTGGGAACCGGGGCCTGAAGCTCAATGGGGAGACCTACACAGATGGGCACGGCAGCCTGAGCCGCGAGGACCTGGGCAAAGAGGGTGGCACGGTCATCCAGAAGGGCAAGGACCGCTTTGTGCGGCTGATCCTGGAGGTCTGA
- the eno gene encoding phosphopyruvate hydratase: MNIEKVIAREVLDSRGNPTVEAEVHLDTGFSGRAIVPSGASTGTHEALELRDGGTRYLGKGVLKAVQNVNEALGPAVVGLDASEQASIDAALMAVDGTPNKGKMGGNAILAVSLATARAAASELGLPLYRYLGGSNAKTLPVPMMNVINGGAHADNSVDFQEFMVMPVGAPTFREALRYGAETFHSLKKVLSGRGYNTNVGDEGGFAPDLKSNEEALEVLLEAIEKAGYEAGKDIVIALDPAVTELYKDGQYHLESEGRTLSTAEMVDFWADWASRYPILSIEDGLAEDDWDGWRMLTERIGDKVQLVGDDLFVTNPERLARGIDTGVGNAILVKVNQIGSLTESMDAIELAKRSRYGTVISHRSGESEDAFIADLAVATNAGQIKTGSASRSDRIAKYNQLLRIEDQLGSQAVYLGRKALR; encoded by the coding sequence ATGAACATCGAGAAAGTGATCGCCCGGGAAGTGCTGGACTCGCGTGGAAATCCTACGGTGGAGGCCGAGGTGCATCTCGACACCGGCTTCTCGGGCCGCGCCATCGTGCCCAGTGGGGCCAGCACCGGCACCCACGAGGCCCTGGAACTGCGCGACGGCGGAACCCGCTACCTCGGTAAGGGCGTGTTGAAGGCCGTTCAGAACGTGAACGAGGCCCTCGGTCCTGCCGTGGTGGGCCTGGACGCCTCCGAGCAGGCGAGCATCGACGCGGCGTTGATGGCCGTGGACGGCACCCCCAACAAGGGCAAGATGGGCGGCAACGCGATCCTGGCGGTCAGTTTGGCGACGGCCCGCGCGGCGGCCAGCGAACTGGGTCTGCCCCTGTACCGGTACCTCGGCGGCAGCAATGCCAAGACGCTGCCCGTACCCATGATGAACGTGATCAACGGTGGTGCCCACGCTGACAACTCCGTGGACTTTCAGGAATTCATGGTGATGCCCGTGGGTGCTCCCACCTTCCGCGAGGCGCTGCGTTACGGGGCCGAGACCTTTCACTCGCTGAAAAAGGTCCTCTCGGGCCGCGGCTACAACACCAACGTGGGCGACGAGGGCGGCTTCGCACCGGATCTCAAGAGCAACGAAGAAGCCCTCGAAGTGCTGCTCGAAGCCATTGAAAAGGCCGGCTACGAGGCGGGCAAGGACATCGTGATCGCCCTGGACCCCGCTGTCACCGAGCTTTACAAGGACGGCCAGTACCATCTGGAAAGCGAGGGCCGCACCCTGAGTACCGCCGAGATGGTGGACTTCTGGGCCGACTGGGCGAGCCGCTACCCGATCCTCAGCATTGAGGACGGCCTGGCCGAAGACGACTGGGACGGCTGGCGGATGCTGACCGAGCGTATCGGGGACAAGGTGCAGCTTGTGGGCGACGACCTGTTTGTGACCAATCCCGAGCGCCTCGCGCGCGGCATCGATACGGGCGTGGGCAACGCGATTCTGGTGAAGGTCAACCAGATCGGCAGCCTGACCGAATCGATGGACGCCATCGAACTCGCCAAGCGCAGCCGCTACGGCACGGTGATCAGCCACCGCTCAGGCGAGTCTGAGGACGCCTTTATCGCGGACCTCGCCGTTGCCACCAACGCCGGGCAGATTAAGACCGGCAGCGCCAGCCGCTCGGACCGCATCGCCAAGTACAACCAGCTGCTGCGAATCGAAGACCAGCTTGGCAGCCAGGCCGTGTACCTGGGGCGCAAGGCGCTGAGGTAA
- a CDS encoding MOSC domain-containing protein encodes MRTLHELRATFPRAGRLDWIGLREARRAPVQPVLEAEVHPLVGLIGDHGRRVLHPASTRLPGSGKRQVTLLQAEHLPVIAVLTGLERVRPEDLRRNLLVSGVPLLALKAARFQVGEVVLEGTGECHPCSRMEETLGEGGYNAVRGHGGLTARVLRGGVVRVGDPVVFLGNSFLGEDRGENSADSSA; translated from the coding sequence GTGAGGACCCTGCACGAGCTCCGCGCCACCTTTCCCCGGGCCGGACGGCTGGACTGGATCGGGCTGCGGGAGGCGCGGCGCGCACCCGTGCAGCCCGTCCTTGAAGCTGAGGTGCATCCTCTCGTCGGGCTGATTGGGGACCACGGGCGGCGCGTGCTCCATCCGGCTTCCACCCGACTGCCGGGTTCGGGCAAGCGGCAGGTCACGCTGCTGCAGGCCGAACACCTGCCCGTGATCGCGGTGTTGACCGGGTTGGAGCGCGTGCGCCCGGAGGACCTTCGCCGCAACCTGCTGGTGAGCGGCGTACCCCTGCTGGCCCTCAAGGCAGCCCGCTTTCAGGTGGGTGAGGTGGTGCTGGAGGGCACGGGCGAATGCCACCCCTGCTCGCGGATGGAGGAGACGCTGGGCGAGGGGGGATACAACGCAGTGCGGGGTCACGGCGGTCTGACCGCGCGGGTACTGAGGGGCGGAGTGGTCCGGGTGGGTGACCCAGTGGTTTTCCTGGGAAACAGCTTCCTTGGAGAAGACCGTGGGGAGAACAGTGCCGACTCCAGCGCTTGA
- the pyk gene encoding pyruvate kinase gives MKHFDRSTKIVATIGPASRDPQVLERMIDAGLNVVRMNFSHGDHEDHRQTYQMVREIAARKGVSIGILQDLQGPKIRVARFVDGAVTLERGQKFTITMDDVEGTAERVGSTYKGLAQDVHPGMILLLDDGNMSLKVDQVRGNDVHTTVVIGGVLKNNKGINVPEADLSVPALSEKDVQDLRFGAELGVDWVALSFVRSRDDLLLARHYMARFGSRAKLMAKIEKPQAVDRFEDILKEVDGIMVARGDLGVEMRPEQVPTIQKRLIRLCREQGKPVITATQMLESMINLPRPTRAEASDVANAIYDGTDAVMLSAESAAGQYPVESVAMMDRIAREAESSEHYALVQRQVVVDTELAQDAIAFAACSIGEKLEASVIVTFTSTGGAAARIAKNRPALAILALTPNEQTRNQLALSWGVVPKLSEDPYDTDDMVRIANDELKKSGLADTGDRYVITAGVPFGVRGTTNMLRVERLREEDMSDRV, from the coding sequence ATGAAACATTTTGACAGGTCAACCAAAATTGTCGCCACCATTGGCCCCGCGAGCCGTGATCCGCAGGTGTTGGAGAGGATGATCGACGCGGGGCTGAATGTGGTCCGCATGAACTTCAGTCACGGGGACCACGAGGACCACCGTCAGACCTACCAGATGGTGCGCGAAATCGCGGCCCGCAAGGGCGTGAGCATCGGTATCCTGCAAGACCTCCAGGGTCCCAAGATCCGGGTGGCCCGCTTTGTGGACGGCGCAGTCACGCTGGAGCGCGGACAGAAGTTCACCATCACCATGGACGACGTCGAGGGCACCGCCGAGCGTGTGGGCAGCACCTACAAGGGCCTCGCGCAGGACGTCCACCCCGGTATGATCCTGTTGCTGGACGACGGCAACATGAGCCTCAAGGTGGACCAGGTGCGCGGCAACGACGTGCACACCACCGTGGTGATCGGCGGCGTGCTGAAGAACAACAAGGGCATCAATGTGCCCGAGGCCGACCTCTCAGTGCCTGCGCTGTCCGAAAAGGACGTGCAAGACCTGCGTTTCGGAGCCGAGCTCGGCGTGGACTGGGTGGCCCTCTCGTTCGTGCGCTCGCGGGACGACCTGCTGCTCGCGCGGCATTACATGGCCCGCTTCGGCTCGCGCGCCAAGCTGATGGCGAAGATCGAGAAGCCGCAGGCCGTGGACCGCTTCGAAGACATCCTCAAGGAAGTGGACGGCATCATGGTGGCGCGAGGCGACCTGGGCGTCGAGATGCGCCCCGAGCAGGTGCCCACCATCCAGAAGCGTCTGATTCGCCTGTGCCGCGAGCAGGGCAAGCCCGTGATCACGGCCACCCAGATGCTCGAAAGCATGATCAACCTGCCTCGCCCCACCCGAGCCGAGGCGTCGGACGTGGCGAACGCCATCTACGACGGTACCGACGCCGTGATGCTCTCGGCCGAGTCGGCGGCGGGCCAGTACCCCGTCGAGTCCGTCGCCATGATGGACCGCATCGCCCGTGAGGCTGAGTCGAGCGAGCACTACGCCCTTGTGCAGCGCCAGGTGGTTGTGGACACCGAACTGGCGCAAGACGCCATCGCCTTCGCAGCGTGTTCCATCGGCGAGAAGCTCGAAGCCTCCGTCATCGTGACCTTCACGAGCACGGGGGGCGCTGCGGCGCGCATCGCCAAGAACCGTCCCGCGCTGGCCATTCTGGCCCTGACGCCCAACGAGCAGACGCGCAACCAGCTCGCCCTGTCTTGGGGCGTGGTACCCAAGCTCAGCGAGGACCCCTACGACACCGACGACATGGTGCGCATTGCCAACGATGAGCTGAAGAAGAGCGGCCTGGCAGACACCGGAGACCGTTACGTGATCACGGCGGGCGTCCCATTCGGCGTCCGCGGCACCACCAACATGCTCCGTGTCGAGCGGTTGCGTGAAGAGGACATGAGCGACAGGGTTTAA